A genomic region of Rhodohalobacter sp. 614A contains the following coding sequences:
- a CDS encoding RNA polymerase sigma factor, with amino-acid sequence MVRASDNELVEQCLQGDNGAFNELVERYQLTMYRTALSIVKNPEVAKDVTQDGFIKSWEKLGTFDPEYKFYSWLYRIIVNEALNKVRQNQTFESISNQKTAGTTPFKQLVQKEENRQLYEAIESLSPEFSAVIFLRHFEELSYRDIAEVLEIEEKTVKSRLYGGRMKLRESLFVDR; translated from the coding sequence ATGGTCAGGGCAAGTGATAATGAACTTGTAGAGCAGTGTTTACAGGGTGATAATGGGGCATTTAATGAATTGGTTGAGCGGTATCAGTTAACGATGTACAGGACTGCTTTGTCTATCGTGAAGAATCCGGAGGTAGCCAAGGATGTTACTCAGGATGGATTCATAAAATCGTGGGAAAAGCTTGGTACATTTGATCCTGAGTATAAATTTTATAGTTGGCTGTATAGGATCATTGTCAACGAGGCTTTAAACAAAGTTCGGCAGAATCAAACTTTTGAAAGCATCTCCAATCAAAAAACCGCCGGCACTACACCTTTTAAACAATTAGTACAGAAAGAAGAAAACCGTCAACTCTATGAAGCGATTGAATCACTTTCCCCAGAGTTTAGTGCGGTCATTTTTTTAAGACATTTTGAAGAGTTGAGCTACCGGGATATTGCCGAAGTTCTGGAGATTGAAGAGAAGACGGTAAAGTCGCGACTTTATGGGGGAAGAATGAAACTCCGGGAAAGTCTATTTGTAGATCGTTAG
- the rsgA gene encoding ribosome small subunit-dependent GTPase A: MKEGRVIQSTGKWYKVSLNGKTVDCRLPGKFRLDTGEVTNPIAVGDLVNVEIEKDGAGTIKEIKERENYIPRQATHGRRGEQILVSNVDRAWVVQSIKQPKLKPGFIDRFLVTCEAYEVPAGIIINKNDLANHKDNRFLEDLKNLYRDLGYEFLITSKDDEDSLERLSEELKGQVSVFIGPSGVGKTSLLNAIDPQLDLKVNAVSAYSNKGKHTTTFAKLVPLTTGGYIVDTPGIREFGIVNIDKSELSLYFPEMIEPRQGCKYYNCTHYHEPSCGVIEAFDEGKIDPERYNSYLSILETLPDS; this comes from the coding sequence GTGAAGGAAGGTCGTGTTATTCAGTCTACCGGCAAATGGTATAAAGTTTCTCTAAACGGAAAAACTGTGGATTGCCGGTTGCCTGGCAAATTCCGCCTCGATACCGGCGAAGTGACCAATCCCATTGCTGTTGGCGATCTTGTAAATGTTGAGATTGAAAAAGACGGTGCCGGCACCATAAAGGAAATCAAGGAGAGAGAAAATTACATTCCCAGGCAGGCTACCCATGGCCGCCGGGGCGAACAAATACTCGTTTCAAATGTCGACAGAGCGTGGGTTGTTCAAAGTATCAAACAGCCAAAGTTAAAACCCGGTTTTATCGATCGTTTTTTGGTGACCTGTGAAGCGTATGAAGTTCCCGCCGGAATTATTATAAATAAAAACGATCTTGCCAATCATAAAGACAACAGATTCCTGGAGGATTTGAAAAACTTATACCGGGATTTGGGATATGAATTCCTTATCACCTCAAAAGATGATGAAGACTCATTAGAAAGGCTTTCAGAGGAGTTGAAAGGACAAGTATCCGTCTTTATTGGTCCATCCGGTGTGGGGAAAACCAGCTTATTAAATGCTATAGATCCTCAACTGGATTTAAAAGTGAATGCCGTTTCCGCTTACTCTAACAAAGGCAAACACACCACTACATTTGCCAAACTGGTTCCACTAACAACCGGCGGTTATATTGTGGATACTCCCGGCATTCGCGAGTTTGGAATTGTTAATATCGATAAAAGTGAATTGTCTCTTTACTTTCCTGAGATGATTGAACCTAGACAGGGTTGTAAATATTATAATTGTACGCACTATCACGAGCCGTCTTGTGGTGTAATTGAAGCGTTTGATGAAGGAAAAATCGATCCCGAGAGGTACAATTCCTATCTCAGTATTCTGGAAACACTGCCGGACTCCTGA